In a genomic window of Carassius gibelio isolate Cgi1373 ecotype wild population from Czech Republic chromosome A3, carGib1.2-hapl.c, whole genome shotgun sequence:
- the LOC127948684 gene encoding H(+)/Cl(-) exchange transporter 7-like, with amino-acid sequence MANIAKKVSWSSRGDDRGERTPLLNGAEDGKHDRKLSEGAMFHIGRLSTVDLEEEITPEEDIVRSRPKEIPHNEKLLSLKFESLDYDNSENQLFLEEERRMSHMGFRCLEIRRWVICGLIGFLTGLIACMIDIAVEKLAGYKYLAVKENIEKYTELGGLSISLILWAVLNSAFVMVGALAVAFLEPTAAGSGIPQIKCFLNGVKIPRVVRLKTLVIKVFGVICSVAGGLAVGKEGPMIHSGAVVAAGVSQGRSTSLKRDFKIFEYFRRDTEKRDFVSAGAAAGVSAAFGAPVGGVLFSLEEGASFWNQLLTWRIFFASMVSSFTLNFFLSIYHGKLGQLSSPGLINFGRFDSDTVQYNLYEIPLFIIMGALGGVLGALFNVINYWLTIFRIRYVHRPCLQVMEAMLVAAVTATVSFALIYSSNDCQPLGQDNSEEYPLQLFCADGEYNSMATTFFNTPERSVRSLFHNPPGTYNPMTLGVFTLAYFFLAVWTYGLTVSAGVFIPSLLIGAAWGRLFGILLSYIASSQSIWADPGKYALIGAAAQLGGIVRMTLSLTVILIEATGNVTYGFPIMLVLMTAKIVGDYFIEGLYDVHIKLQSVPFLHWDAPPTSHWLTAREVMSSPVTCFNRVEKVGRIVDVLSNTSTNHNGFPVVIHTTENDEPGKICGLILRSQLIVLLKHKVFVERASSRLRQRKLQLKDFRDAYPRFPPIQSIHVSQDERECMMDLTEFMNPTPYTVPQETSLPRVFKLFRALGLRHLVVVDHENRVVGLVTRKDLARYHVGKDGLEELHLAQT; translated from the exons ATGGCCAACATCGCGAAGAAAGTGTCATGGTCTAGCCGAGGCGATGATCGCGGAGAGAGGACCCCACTGCTGAACGGAGCCGAGGACGGGAAACATGACAGAAAG TTATCCGAGGGAGCTATGTTTCATATAGGCAGGCTGAGCACTGTGGACCTTGAGGAGGAAATCACACCCGAAgag GACATTGTGAGAAGTCGACCAAAGGAAATCCCTCACAATGAAAAGCTGCTGTCTCTCAAATTTGAG AGTCTTGATTATGATAACAGCGAGAATCAGTTGTttctggaggaagagaggcggatgAGTCACATG GGTTTCAGATGTCTGGAGATCAGGAGATGGGTGATCTGCGGTCTGATTGGGTTTCTCACTGGTCTCATCGCATGCATGATAGACATTGCTGTGGAGAAATTAGCTGGTTATAAGTATTTAGCAGTCAAAGAGA ACATTGAGAAATACACAGAGCTTGGGGGGCTGTCCATCTCTCTGATACTGTGGGCAGTGTTGAACTCTGCTTTTGTGATGGTTGGCGCTCTCGCTGTTGCTTTTTTAGAG CCGACTGCCGCAGGAAGTGGAATCcctcaaataaaatgtttcctgaaTGGAGTGAAGATCCCTCGTGTTGTTCGACTAAAG ACTCTGGTGATAAAGGTCTTTGGTGTGATCTGCTCAGTTGCTGGAGGTCTCGCTGTTGGAAAg GAAGGACCCATGATTCACTCGGGAGCAGTGGTGGCCGCAGGAGTATCTCAAGGAAGAAGCACTTCACTGAAAAGAGATTTTAAG ATATTTGAGTATTTCCGCAGGGACACCGAGAAAAGAGACTTTGTCTCGGCAGGAGCAGCGGCTGGAGTCTCCGCTGCCTTTGGAGCCCCTGTTG GTGGGGTTCTGTTCAGTTTAGAGGAAGGCGCGTCTTTCTGGAACCAGCTGTTGACGTGGAGAATT TTCTTTGCATCAATGGTCTCCTCCTTCACACTGAACTTTTTCCTGAGTATTTACCATGGGAAGCTCGGACAACTGTCCAGCCCCGGTCTCATTAACTTCGGCCGCTTTGACAGTGAT aCTGTACAgtataatttatatgaaattcCTCTCTTCATCATCATGGGAGCTTTAG GAGGGGTGCTTGGAGCATTGTTTAATGTCATCAATTATTGGCTAACAATTTTCAGAATAAG GTACGTCCACCGGCCGTGCCTGCAGGTGATGGAGGCTATGCTTGTTGCTGCGGTGACCGCTACTGTTTCCTTTGCCTTGATCTATTCCTCCAATGACTGCCAGCCGCTGGGACAGGACAACTCTGAGGAATATCCCTTACAG CTCTTCTGTGCTGATGGGGAATATAATTCCATGGCCACCACTTTCTTCAACACCCCTGAGCGGAGTGTGAGGAGTCTGTTCCACAACCCTCCAG GAACTTACAACCCTATGACATTGGGGGTCTTCACTCTGGCATATTTCTTCCTTGCTGTCTGGACGTATGGTCTGACCGTGTCCGCAGGAGTGTTTATCCCGTCTCTGCTCATTGGAGCAGCCTGGGGACGCCTATTTGGGATCCTTCTGTCTTACATTGCATCCAGCCAATCA ATTTGGGCGGATCCTGGGAAATATGCTCTAATAGGCGCTGCGGCCCAGCTTG GTGGCATTGTCAGAATGACACTTAGTCTCACTGTAATCCTGATAGAAGCCACGGGGAATGTGACCTATGGTTTTCCCATAATGCTTGTGCTGATGACTGCCAAGATTGTGGGGGATTACTTTATAGAG GGCCTGTATGATGTCCATATTAAGCTGCAGAGTGTTCCTTTCCTCCACTGGGATGCTCCTCCTACTTCTCATTGGCTGACGGCAAG AGAGGTCATGAGCTCTCCGGTCACCTGCTTCAACAGAGTGGAGAAAGTCGGGAGGATCGTGGACGTTCTTAGCAACACATCCACCAATCACAACGGCTTCCCAGTGGTCATCCACACTACTGAGAACGACGAG CCAGGAAAAATCTGTGGACTTATACTTCGCTCCCAGCTCATTGTTCTTCTCAAGCATAAG GTGTTTGTGGAAAGGGCGTCTTCGCGTCTCAGACAAAGGAAGCTACAGCTGAAGGACTTCAGAGATGCATATCCACGTTTCCCCCCCATCCAGTCCATCCACGTCTCTCAGGATGAGAGGGAGTGCATGATGGACCTCACTGAGTTCATGAACCCGACCCCATACACTGTGCCTCAG GAGACCTCACTCCCTCGTGTGTTTAAATTGTTTCGGGCGCTTGGACTGAGACATCTAGTGGTGGTTGATCATGAGAACAGG GTTGTGGGACTAGTAACCAGGAAGGATCTTGCCCGCTACCACGTGGGTAAAGATGGTCTGGAGGAGCTTCACCTGGCTCAGACATGA